The stretch of DNA GACAAAATTGAGGTTCAGTAAACTAGAATATTGGAATAACAAAGAGGGGATAGAGCACAAAAAGAACGGAATAATACGAAAGCAAGATAGAAAGGGAGACAGAATATTTATATAGATTATAGAGAATATGCTAGTACCATGGTcgcatataataatttaattggcAGATTCCACCCTTCTCACCATTTTAAAGAGATTATTTAGCACCACCACatggaaaaaaattataaataaaatattttatttttaaattaagtaaaatcCCCGTTAATTCTTGTTAGATGAATGAATATTGGGAGAGAAAGTAGAGAGTGTATTCTGTTATTGATGCAGAAGAATAATGTTTTATTATCCGTACagtgatatatataaaaaaatattatttatacattaaaatttgtcaataaaattaattatcaatgtatttgtatataaatatatgaatagtttaatttatttttattgtgtatttatattttaatatgtattttatactgatgactaattttagtgtacatataacaaaattaatatatatatatgttaaagTTAAACTTAAAGCAAGACTCTCAATCATTATAACTTAACTAattctaactaatttaatatacCCATCACCCAAACTTGGAGTATGAGTTAACAATTCTTAAAACAAATAAACGAAATTTAACAATAAATCCGACAGACAAAACGTCTTAACTAAAATTATGATTTAATGTAATTACGCCATGAATTAAGGAGTTTTTATTGATGCCTTTTGGATTTTAAAAACTAACgtgaattttaaatgttttaaaaaattaagtaatttaaatattgaataatTCTATAGGAcaagtaaatattattattattttaaattaatatttaatcaataataatttatatcatttatacacataaattaaaaagtatatttattaaacataatttaatatttatactaattaaataaaaactaaaattactaaaaatactagtttctaaaagtttttcttttttttattatattattattattagtgttacataaaataaatattaaatgaaaaaaagggaaaagacaGAGAAATATGTCATGTATGACACCTTGATGATCTACAGTTCGAACACAACAGCCCGGTCTAACTTGGGCGCTCAATCTTACGGAAGCCACGCGCCATCGTTTTCCTATCCACCAATAACCACACGCCACGTAAGCACCAAGTAACAAACCAGTTATTCCGTCCAGGTTCAATGAACCTGCACTCTTTATATGCAAACCCTCTcttttcctcatttcttctCTCTCAAGCTCCATTGAAACATTGCAACAACACAATCATTTCTAGATTTTAGTGCTACCATTTCTTCTTCTATGGCGCTCGCTGTtacttcctcctcttcttctaccgCCGCGTCAACCTCCTTCTTCTCCCGATTTGCTTCCTCCTCCGATCCCAAAGGTGtgctttttattttgatttttttttttgaattacttGTTTAATTGGATTCATTTTTAGGGTTTGACTAATGTTTCAGTGTTTCTATTGTTTTCAGCTCCTCAAATTGGTTCCTTTAAGGTTCCAGAGAGACCAAATGGTTCGTCTGGAGTTGTTAATTTGACCCAAAGACGCTCCTTGGTGAGGCGCGTCAACGCCGAGCCTCAACGTAGGGATTCCATTGTTCCTCTTGCTGCGACTATAGCAACTCCTGGTACGTGTTTTCTCTTGTTAGTGGATTGTTTGAGGGAAAATTTTGAACTTTTCTTTTTGAAATGAGTTAGTTGGTTAGTTACTTGTGCGACTGAATTAATTGGTATTGGGATTTGCAGAGGTTAGTGAGAAGCAAGACGAGGAAGACTATGAGCAATTGGCGAGAGACCTTGAAAATGCTTCTCCTCTTGAGATAATGGACAAAGCCCTTGAGAAATTTGGCAACGACATCGCTATTGCCTTCAGGTGGGTCGAAATGTTTCATCTTTGCATGGTAATTGATGAGATAGTGTTGAATTTGCTAACTAACATTTTGGAGACTATTACTCTAGCATACATTTCAAGTTGTCATTTGCTACTACTAATTAGGGGAAAAAAGTCAAATGTATCTGGACAATTGTTTTGTAGCCTTTATTgggattttttatattttttttatacttttttatatatgctgccaataaaaattcaaaatagtgATTAGTTTTTATTCCCATTTATCATAATTTTGCAATTTATTGAACTTTTGTTACTTGCCGATAAATATGCTTTTCAGTCTATAAATGTTAAATCAATTGATGAATTAAATCTTATCATATAtcaataagaatttaatttatatatatttataaaagtttTATATAGACATTTAATCATGTGTTTAGCAGAAGTGTTTGACTCAGTCCCCATTATTCCATAAGCCCTACCTACTAGCAAATGCAGGCATGATTATAGTGTTTGTCATACAGAACAGTTAAGTTTGGTTGGTATACTCTCTGTAGATATCTTCGGACTTGGAGTTTAATGAGTAAGTGTTTTTTCCTTTTGCAGTGGTGCTGAAGATGTTGCTTTGATTGAGTATGCACATTTGACTGGTCGGCCCTTCAGGGTATTCAGTTTGGACACTGGGAGGTTGAATCCAGAAACTTACAGACTTTTTGATGATGTTGAGAAGCGTTATGGAATTCACATTGAATACATGTTCCCGGATGCTGTTGAGGTTCAGGCCTTAGTAAGGACTAAGGGGCTCTTCTCGTTCTATGAGGATGGCCATCAAGAGTGCTGTCGAGTGAGGAAGGTGAGACCTTTAAGGAGGGCTCTGAAAGGTCTCAAGGCGTGGATAACTGGACAGAGAAAAGACCAGTCTCCTGGTACTAGGTCTGAGATACCTGTTGTCCAGGTTGATCCGGTTTTTGAAGGAATGGATGGTGGAATTGGTAGCCTTGTAAAGTGGAACCCGGTTGCAAACGTGAAAGGCAACGACATATGGACCTTCCTTAGGACCATGAATGTGCCTGTTAATGCATTGCATTCCCAAGGATATGTTTCAATTGGTTGTGAGCCATGCACAAGGCCAGTTTTACCTGGACAACATGAAAGGGAGGGAAGATGGTGGTGGGAGGATGCCAAAGCTAAGGAGTGTGGTCTTCACAAGGGAAATATAAAACAAGATGCGGCCCAGCTTAATGGAAATGGGGTTGCCCACGAGAACGGAACTGCCACAGTTGCCGACATATTTGACACCCAAAATGTGGTTAGCTTGAGCAGGAGTGGAATTGAAAACTTGGCAAAATCAGAGGAACGAAAAGAACCCTGGGTTGTTGTTCTGTATGCACCATGGTGCCAATTCTGTCAGGTAAAATCACATTCCTTGAAGCTTAAGTATTCTAATTAAGGCTCTCAGTTTGGTTTGTTATTGCTTGAGATTATGATTGTCTAATAGCAAGTTTGTTCTGAACTCTAACAGGCTATGGAGCAATCATATGTTGAGTTGGCAGATAAGCTAGCAGGGTCAGGAGTGAAGGTTGGAAAATTCAGAGCGGATGGTGAGCAGAAAGAATATGCGAAGAGTGAGCTTCAACTGGGAAGCTTTCCCACAATACTCTTGTTCCCAAAACACTCTTCTCGGCCAATCAAGTATCCTTCCGAAAAGAGAGACGTTGATTCTTTGATGGCATTCGTGAATGCCCTCAGGTGATGATTATCAACTGAAATGAGTATATTGCTCGATTCATGATCCGTCAAACCATACCGTCAATAAATTTATTCACAGATTTTGGCAATACGGTGGAAGAGTGAAAGTGGGAACTGTAGTTTTGGTAGCAAAACGAATGTTCTCATGGCCTTGGTAATTGACTAATCGGTATCTATGTATACTAGTTTTAGGAAGAAACCTTCCTCAAATTTGAAGTGTATTGTTTGCTCGGCAAGGAGGGATTGATTTACTGTTTTATCCACATTAGCTGTCCTGTTTCCTCTCTTGGTGGTAAGATTTTGCGAGTTTACCTGAGCTCATGCCAAACGAAAATGGTCTAATACTAGTTTCACTTATAGCCATGTATTACTATACTAGTACCAATACTTTACTAGTAACAGTTGGTGTGTTTGAAATGATAATAAGTAAGTTGCTTTGCGTAATAAGTCTAGAGCATGAGGAAAGTTGGTGTGTAAAAAAGCTATAGAAAGCACAAACTAAAGTATTTACAGTAATTATCTCTTCCCCTAATGCAAgagcaaaaacaaataaatgaagGTAAAAAAgactaaagaagagaatgaaagtAGAAAACCCAGGATTAAAGAATTGTTGAGCATACAAGTGGTAACTAATGACTAACGGGCTCTTCTAAGGGTCTTAGGGCCCAACTTAACCTGCAGACTCTGGATCCCATACAAATTAAATAGAATCGCAGAGTCATGTTGGAAAATTCTGTGGTACAGAAAGCCCAACTCATAGATCCTACAGCAACACACGAGTGCTATAATCCTATCCATTATCAATTACAAAAAAGCAACACATGATCTTGAAGACATGAACAATATGTATTATGTAGATGTCAAATTAATCTGACaagtaaaagataaaaatcaattttcaaaagctaaaattaaatttatcaaacaAATTGTCAAACTTAagtcatttaaaatatttataaaatccTAAAAGCATGAATGAGTAGTAATTCAAGGTTTTTGGATACACGTTAAAAAAACTGTACAAGTTTCATCGGTTCTTGTAATTGTTAACTCACTGGTTTACTCTATCATCGGAATATATTACATATTGCAGTTAGCCAGTTACGAACTATATAATGTGAAGCAGATAATCCTATTTGCAGAATTATCTTAACAAGATACTTCTTGGTTTTTGCATACAGATTCAGCAAGTATATTGAAGAGCTTAAAAGACCAACCTAAAATATTCTATTTGTGTGGTTATCTTATTCAACTTCTATAATTTGCTTTCATCGTTTATGAAAATGTCAAATTAAATTTATGCCCCAATTTTAAATACTACACTAGTATGTTCTTTCTTCATGCTCTGAACTTATTTTTCTCGTCCTTCAAGACTATTTCTCTCATGTGCTCATCAATAATGATGAATCCAAtctactataaaaaaataaataaattcaaataaattcaaataGGCAGATATGCCAATATTGCATTATGCCAATATTGCCTATTTCATTATGCATCCTGGTTCTTTTGAGAGAAAAACCTAAATCAGTCCCTAACAATTACTTCGAAAGCCAATGAGGCCCctgactaaaaaaaaaaaaacccaaccCGATCCCTGACAATTACCTTGAAAGGACAACGAGACCTCTGTGGACCGGATTGggtgtttttttttcattcttctttttaaagatcaaaatatTCTTTTACCACCATAGAAAGCTCCAtcttttcctttccttctttcgTTCTAGCTCTTCATACCATTTGTGATCACTGAATATTCAACCCCTTGTTTTAGTTAAAGCGTCAATATTTCTTCCTTAGTATTTGGTTTTTCAGCATAGGCAATGCCAGAACATCTTAGTCAATTACTCAATTAATAAATAATCATTACTTTATCTCAATCTAAGGCCtgcctttttcttttgcttttgccTCTTTTTTCCATGCAAAGGTTCATTCTTTTCTTAACTTTTATCATAGGATTGGGAACCTTGCCACTTTGCTAATCACTATTGAGCAACCCCACTTTAGGTCATTTATCTCATTCTTTCAATCCATGAAAGAGAGTATTTTAAGTAATCTTTGGAAGAGAGATAGAGTCTAAAAGATTGAGATTGAGAGACATAGATTAAGAGATAGAGATTGAAATATGTATTGTGTTTAATATAAGGTGGGAGATAAAGATGAAAATAAGAACGaagttctaatttaatttgtacaaagagtaaaattaaaattaattaattgaaatgagaatattttaggtataaaatattattgaagtTTCAGTCTCCTATGTCTCCACTTTTTAGAGGTCCTAAAATACTAAAATCTTTTTAGAGGTcctaaaatactaaaattttaaagacagacattaaaattttagtactaGTCCCTAGGTTCACAAACATGATATTGAGTTCTAATCTCCTGTCTGTGTTATCCTGCACTTCTTCTTACTTATCCAAGGTTGGCTAAGCAAACTGTTTAACAGATTTTTTGCATATCAAAATTGAAAGAATTTttgcaagaaatttttggattggttcaaaatataatatttaggAGCAAAACTTACTCTCTTTAATGATATCAGTTTATCATACATCAAAGTCTTCCATTTCtgtaatgataaaaatatttttattattttttaacggCGGACTAATGAATGGAAAGCAAATTAACTTCGAAAATTAAGTgcttgaaaagaaaatgaaactaGAATAGAAATTAAACTATTATGAAAACAACTTAAAAGCAAATGCACAACTATCAACATTAATCTTGctggaaaaataaatttcataaaggtaaaagaatataaaaacaTGGAAAGAAACTTACAGAAATTAATTTAAGACTAAGAATCTCAAAAAGTAGGTAGGAATGTGAGATTTTGTGAGTGTTTCTGAGAAAAATTTTCAACCCCAAAATCCTTATTTGTTATCTTATTTATAAACATCTTCCACCAATCTCCTACTCACACTTGTCGATCTGATAATGACTCAACAAAGTAACTGCTCCGTCAAGTATAACTTGATAACTGCTCCAAAAACCACGTCCATCACTCTGCAAAAACTGCTTTACAAtcccaaatcaaaatttaacacTATCAAAATCAATTGGAATCTTTTTTACTATCGAATTTATATAGACAAACATTTGCCTTGCCAACTTTATCAATCGAACCCCTTCTCAACGAATGTTACTAATCTAAAACATGACTCATCGATTCTCAACACTTTTTATCGAGTAACATAAACATAAtgattaatattcttttttactaattatttcGGTTTTTATTAAAAGTTTCTAAAAAACTATACACGGGGAAATTCTGTGTAACCGAAAGGTTC from Arachis duranensis cultivar V14167 chromosome 4, aradu.V14167.gnm2.J7QH, whole genome shotgun sequence encodes:
- the LOC107482990 gene encoding 5'-adenylylsulfate reductase 3, chloroplastic; the encoded protein is MALAVTSSSSSTAASTSFFSRFASSSDPKAPQIGSFKVPERPNGSSGVVNLTQRRSLVRRVNAEPQRRDSIVPLAATIATPEVSEKQDEEDYEQLARDLENASPLEIMDKALEKFGNDIAIAFSGAEDVALIEYAHLTGRPFRVFSLDTGRLNPETYRLFDDVEKRYGIHIEYMFPDAVEVQALVRTKGLFSFYEDGHQECCRVRKVRPLRRALKGLKAWITGQRKDQSPGTRSEIPVVQVDPVFEGMDGGIGSLVKWNPVANVKGNDIWTFLRTMNVPVNALHSQGYVSIGCEPCTRPVLPGQHEREGRWWWEDAKAKECGLHKGNIKQDAAQLNGNGVAHENGTATVADIFDTQNVVSLSRSGIENLAKSEERKEPWVVVLYAPWCQFCQAMEQSYVELADKLAGSGVKVGKFRADGEQKEYAKSELQLGSFPTILLFPKHSSRPIKYPSEKRDVDSLMAFVNALR